In the Granulosicoccus antarcticus IMCC3135 genome, CCCCTCTTTGCGAAGAATACACGTCACAAAAATTAACGCAAGTTTAAACTGAATTATAAAGCAGCCGGTCAGTGTAAGATTTCATCTGACATGTTCGCTTGGACTTTATAAACGGTCTGTGGTGGGGGCGACGGAAATATTGAGGTACGTTGCGATGTAATTCGTTTCTTGGAATATTAAGGGGACCTCTATCAATCACGAATTTCGGTGATTTTCTAACTCAGGCTCATGATTTACCAATTTGACTGGAAAATTATTCACTCCGTATCCGTGAGTTATTGAGCGGCAACTTCATCAATTGCGTGTAATAGACGAATAACCAGTCGATTATTCAGTCTTTAGCGGTTTTTTTTTCCTCTTCATCAAGCCAGCTGCCCTTGCAACCAGGAAAATCGCTTCAAGTTGTATGTCAGATTCATCAGCCCAATTTTCACCCCGGCCCGAGCCTTGCCAATAGTTCGAACGAGCATCCCGCCCATCGCCTCCTGCGTGCCGAAGACATGCTCGACTCGACATCGCACTTTGGAACGGTTGTAATTGGCCTGCTGGGCCCTGTTCGACAGCGGCTTGTTGCGCCTGCCTTTGGTATTGATATGACTACGATAGCCGTTAGCATTCAGTGATTGTTCTTGCTCTGTAGAGCGGTAGGCGGAGTCAGCCCAGACGTTGGCATTAGTGTTGTCAGGATCGAGTAAAACATCGAATACCTGGCTATCGTGCACCGAGGCGGTAGTGACCTCGTAGCGACGAATCAGCTTGTTCTCATTATCGACGCTGACATGGTTTTTGTAACCGTAGTAATTGACGAAATTCTTCTTGGTCCAGCGCGCATCCACGTCCTTTTGCCTGAGAACTGTGTCCGACTTGTCCTCCCAACCCTCAGGGGTCTGACCCTTCTTGATTGCCGCGTTCTCATCGCGTGAATTTCGCTGGCGAGGTGCTGTGACAAAGCTGGCGTCCACAATCTGACCCTTACGAGCGATGAAACCTGCGTCATTGATCTGCTGCATCAGCAGATCGAACAATTGCTCCACTAACTCTTTCTCCTTGAGTCGCTCACGGAAGAGCCATACCGTGCGGGCGTCAGGTACCTGTCCCTCGGGGCTCAAGTCAAGAAAACGGCAGAACGAATAACGATCACGTATCTGATATTCAATTTGCTCGTCAGAAAGATTGTAAAGATGCTGCAGTACCAGGATCTTGAACATCAGAACCACGTCGTAAGGCTTTCTACCGGCATTGCTCTTGCGCTTTTTCTCGTGAACGACGTTCAACAACGTCCTGAATGCTTCCCAATCGACGCTGCGCTGAAGCTTTGGCAACGGATCACCCAGCTTTTCAAGCAGCTGTAGGCGATTGTCAAGATCAAAAAAGCCTGGTTGCATAGTCAATCTCTCAATAAAGGGCCTTGTGTTGTATTATAGCGCTAAATTTGATGGATTTTTAGAAGCCCCCTTAACTGTATGTTGATAGATGCGCGTAGGCGTTTTGGCTACGAAATAGACGCTGACCATGATTCGACTATTTACTAGTGCTACACGAGGTATTTATCACTGCCGGACCACAATGGGGTAAAACGCAAAGAGATGGCGCGCTGGATCGTCGAAACACACCCAATCAGCATCCGCCTTGCCTGTGGGTCAATGGGTATCAGTGAAAGCTGCTACCGATACACACCTAAGTTATCTACAGATAATGAGATTATCGTGCAATGGCTTTTAACGCTGACTGACACCCATAAGCACTGGGGGGTTGGTCTTTGTTATTGTGGGTCTTCCGGTTTCCGTGTGGGTAAGTTAGCCTTGATGGCATGAATGATAAAGACCTGTACCAGCAAATTCTGGGGATTCCGAAGCCATGGAGCGTCACTGACGTCGGTTTGAAGTTGGACGGTGGCAAGATTGAAGTGCGTGTCAGTGCTCCGTCCTCAGCTGACATGCACTGTCCGGTGTGCCAGAAGGTATGCCCACGCCATGACAAGCGAGAGCGTCGATGGCGTCACTTGGATACGTGCCAGTACCAGACAGTCCTGGTTGCGCAGGTGCCGCGCGTGAAGTGCGACGAGCATGGAATCAAGCAGATCGATGTCCCTTGGGCAGAGGAGCGTTCTCGATTCACGGCTTTGTTCGAGATACTGGTTATCGACTGGCTTAAGGAGGCTTCTGTCAGTGCTGTTGCCAGGCAACTGGAAATACGGTGGGATGCCATTGACGGGATCATGCAAAGAGCCGTTGCACGCGGCCTCAAGCGTCGTGATGATACGGGACTGTATCCGGATCTGGATGTCGACGAAACGGCTTTTCGTAAACGCCACGACTATGTCACTGTTGTCAGCGATCCTGGTACTGGCGCGGTGATACATTTGTGCGACGATCGCAAGAAGCAAAGCCTGAAAGACTTCTATAGCAGTCTGAGCGAAGAGCAACGTATCGGAATCAGAACGATATCGATGGACATGTGGCCTGCGTTCATCAGTGCCACACTGGAGGGGCTTCCCGGTGCCGATAGCAAGATTTGCTTTGATCGATTTCACGTGGCTCAGCATCTCGGTAAAGCCGTCGATAAGGTCCGCCGGGACGAGCACAAGAAGCTTAAGGCAGAAAACAATGCTGTCCTCACGGGGACCAAGCATGACTGGCTGCGAGCCGAACAGAACGTACCGAAGAAACGACTCGGCGCTTTCAGGAAGCTGTGCAATAGCACGTTGAAAACGGCCCGCGCCTGGGCGTGGAAAGAGGCAGCAGCGTACCTGTGGCAGTACCGATCTCGCACTTGGGCTATCAAGGCGTGGAACCGTTGGTATTCAGGAGCAATTAGAAGCCGCTTGGAGCCTGTCAAAAAGGCTGCCCGAATGATCAAGAAGCATCTCTGGGGAATCGTCAATGCTATCGTTACTGGCACAACCAACGCCGGTGCCGAGAGTATCAATAGTCGCATCAAGATGGTGAAGGTCGGATCACGCGGTTTCAGAAACAAGAACCGATTCAAGGCAGCGATCTATTTTCATTTGGGCGATCTCGACCTGTATCCAGAAACGGCTACAGAATGAGACTACCCACACGAATGTCGGAAGACCCAAAAAAGGAATCCACATTGATGCAACAGCAGTGGATCCTAATCATTGGACAGTTCAAGGGAGTTCAGATCAGGACTGTTGTCTGACACTGCCGGCCGTAAATGTTTAGTTAACTTTCAGCTAGGTCCGCTGTGTGCTTAAACTAGACCTTGCTATACTTGAGATTGAACGGATACTAGTCAGCTAAAAGCAGTCATAGGAAAGAAATACGCCTTACGGTTAACTCCTAATTTTACGGAAATCTATCTTGGCTTATATGGCCTAAGCTACTGGGGTGTCGGTATATTTTGAGGAAACTCAGAAATCACAACAAATGTATCTACCGGGTAGGTGCATAAGAAGTATTAAGCAGGTTTTACACTTAAAACATTCTGTTATGTACAGAAGTTCCCCGTTTCCAGCGGTAATTCAAAGCATGAAAAGCGCTAGAAACACTGATAATCAGTATTAAATTAAACTAGCTCCTAAATAACAAGGTAGAAAATAGTAAATGGAAGAGATTGTCAGTTATATATCAACCAGTGAATCATCGGTTCTAATTGAAAATATCAGAAACATTGCACTCGTTGTAGCGACAGTAATAGGTCTATGGTTGTTATGGGTGCGTTCGAGAGCACTGGAGAAACAAGCTGAAATAGCACAGAACGGTTATAACCATGATCGTTTTACGGGATTTCTCGAGCTACTTAATTCAAGTAACAATAATATAAGAATTTCTGCAGTTGAATCACTCAAACTTCTCATACAGGAGGACACTAGATATTTTTGGCCGGTAATTAAAGTGTTTGCAATATACGCAAACCATAACCTGCCTTTAAAAAGCGAACAAAATGAAACCAAAGAAAAAAGTGATTTAGAAGCAAATAAAATAACTACAATTGATCGTATAGTAGTGCAAGAAATGATTAATGCACTTGGAGATGAAGAAATTGGCTGGTTGCCATACTATGCAAATCATGCAAAAGGAATGGAATTGCCATGGAACATTGCTAGAGGTCTAGTGCTCTTCTTGACCGGACAAGGACAATACCGTCGGTACGTAGATATCGGGCTGCAAGCACAGAAAAATAAATACACCATAGTATTTAAAAGAACTGACTTGTCACGAATGAATATGGTTGGTCTTTTTCTTTCGGTCGCTGAATTTCACCTTTGTCAGTTAAATAGACTGTACTGTACACATACCAGTTTTGAGAATTCTAAATTCGTAGAATCCAAATTGAATGATGCCAAATTTATTAAGTGCAACCTAGTTAATGCAGTTTTTAATGGATGCGACATGAAGAATGTTAGTTTTTTAGATTCGGATATTAACGGAGCAAAATTTATTGACTGTGACTTAATTGATGTCGATTTATCTAAGGCGAAAAACTATAAACTAGCAAAAATATCAAACAACTAAAAGAGAACATAACAAGTCGCGGCAGGACCGACAGTGTACGCGGTGGCAGTGAGCGTGGCGTTATGAACTTCCGCTTTGGGTTGAGTGCAGAAGCAGATCAAAGTGGAGTTCTGGCACAAGCGAACGTCTGCTGTGAGGACAATTCAGACCTGCCGGTAAAAAGCTCACACCTGGAAGTTATGCCTGCTTTGTCCTCATTGCTGACACTGATTATATCGGTGACTTGCTGAATATCTAGGAAATATCAGTGGCTCTAATTATCCAAAGCAGACATTGAATATTCAGAATAACGCACGCGTAATAGGTGCGATCTTACAGGCGCCCTAGTTGCCGCGTTTGTTAGAAGTTAATTTTCCGGATATTGTCGATATTCCAACCAGAAAAATTTACCCCATCATCAATTAGTAAGCCTTTAGGATCAAACTTAAAGGGATTTACTCCTGACATTATAAGGCTTTCTATTTTTTTCTTTTGTGCGTCAGGTAACCCATCCCACCACTCTGGTGATATAAAACTATTCTCAGCCAGACCGAAGAATAAACGAATTAGAGCACCAAATATCCCTGCCTTATCTATAGCTATAAGAGTATTAACAAAGCCTAAAATTATAGCCGATTTTGTTAGCCAACTAAATACTACATAGCCTTTACCGTCACTAGAAAACGAATTGAAAACAATCTGCTCAGCGACAACATTAAGATCGCCCAAATCTTGAATTATCGTCCCATTAAAATCAGATACTGGAGATACAATTGATGAAACCGCTACAGGCATTGATCTAGAAGATTCGAATATCAAGTGGCTCAAGTTGTTTGTAAAATTCCCAAGCAGCTGACCATCTAACTGGTCTTTAAAGTCAGATAGTTCACGTAGCGCAGCTTTTATACCTAATTGATTATCGGCAGCAAATTTCTGAATAGACAATTGATCAGCTAATTGCTTGCCTTTGTCTCCACTTTTAATTACCTCTGAAGATAAAAGGCTACCTTCTTTTGCATACAACTCTTTTGCAACTGAGCGAAACATTAAAGCAAGGCATTGCTCTTCTGTCGCATTAAATGGATGATCCTCGATACATGAGAATAGTTGTTTGTCGTGTTTAGAGCAGAAACCTTTGAATGTAGATGCTTGATTCACGCCAATTTTTTCTGGCACCAGCTTGCCCTTATTCTTAAATATATTTGCCAAGTTAATTTTCAACCCATATACATGGTTTGTTGAGTCAGCAATTTCAATTAAACTTCCACTTTTAGAAACTGTGTGAGCATTAACTATCCTTCTGTCACATTCATGCTGAAGTGCTTTAGGTACATAACAACACTTCCTTGATCTGATATTTTTTGACTGCCCGATTAACTCTCCTTTTGTAATTGCCTGTTCACTCTCTCGACCATAATGACAGTGCTTAAATTTCTTCCCTGAATTACACCAACACTTTTCATTGCGTCCAATTTTCATTACATTCCTGCTCGATTTCACGTTTCTATCGGGAGGTAAAATCCCTGGCACGATTTCTAACGCCTAGCACAGCGTCAACTTGACAGTGTGGCAGGTTCTGGCTCATTGCGGACCTTGACGAACATCCGCGATAACCGACGTTTGCAGCCGCTGCGCGTTCTGAGGCACTCAAGGTTGCGTGACGGCTGCAAACGATAGGGTTCATCGTTTGAAATGACTCAGGGCAAGTAGAGCCAATTAAAAAACCTATGCGACTGGAGGCCATTTCGCGTTAATTCCATCGAAAAGCGCCATCAGAAATGTCTTTATCGAATTGAAGTATTGAGTGAATTTCTCTTGGTCCATGTGCATCACCTTCCCTTCCCATTTTGCCAATGAAGGAAACGCCTCAACGTCGCTTGACTCAATCTTGCCATAGCGGTGCAGGAGAATGTTTCTTACACAATTCGCCTCGGCCAGAATGGCAGCATCACTATCGCGCACCTCTACATCAAGTCCGAGAAAGTAAAACATCTTTGCATAGCGAGCAGAGACATCCGTGCGCTTGACAGATACGTCTTTCATCGCTAGACGCTCAATCCGCTTTGCCACGGCTAAACTTGAAGCACGACTCCACGGTCGAGCATCAGGGCTCACTTGTTTAGGCATAAATAAATCGATAACTTTCTCGGCTATATCATCGTCGCGCTCTACATACGTGGCAATAATATTTTCTATTCCAGCCTCAAAAGATGACCATATGCCGATGAATGCGTGAACATGAAGATCATGGAAACCTTCGTCTTTCATTGTTACTGCCCACGAACTTAGCTCCACGGCTTGCTTCTTCAGAAGATCAGCTTTCTTTTGGTTCTCACTGCCTGTAGTGGTACGACTGTCTATAAACTTACTGAAGGCCTCCCCGTGCCTCACGGCCAGACCGATACTACTCT is a window encoding:
- a CDS encoding IS5 family transposase, which produces MQPGFFDLDNRLQLLEKLGDPLPKLQRSVDWEAFRTLLNVVHEKKRKSNAGRKPYDVVLMFKILVLQHLYNLSDEQIEYQIRDRYSFCRFLDLSPEGQVPDARTVWLFRERLKEKELVEQLFDLLMQQINDAGFIARKGQIVDASFVTAPRQRNSRDENAAIKKGQTPEGWEDKSDTVLRQKDVDARWTKKNFVNYYGYKNHVSVDNENKLIRRYEVTTASVHDSQVFDVLLDPDNTNANVWADSAYRSTEQEQSLNANGYRSHINTKGRRNKPLSNRAQQANYNRSKVRCRVEHVFGTQEAMGGMLVRTIGKARAGVKIGLMNLTYNLKRFSWLQGQLA
- a CDS encoding ISL3 family transposase; this translates as MNDKDLYQQILGIPKPWSVTDVGLKLDGGKIEVRVSAPSSADMHCPVCQKVCPRHDKRERRWRHLDTCQYQTVLVAQVPRVKCDEHGIKQIDVPWAEERSRFTALFEILVIDWLKEASVSAVARQLEIRWDAIDGIMQRAVARGLKRRDDTGLYPDLDVDETAFRKRHDYVTVVSDPGTGAVIHLCDDRKKQSLKDFYSSLSEEQRIGIRTISMDMWPAFISATLEGLPGADSKICFDRFHVAQHLGKAVDKVRRDEHKKLKAENNAVLTGTKHDWLRAEQNVPKKRLGAFRKLCNSTLKTARAWAWKEAAAYLWQYRSRTWAIKAWNRWYSGAIRSRLEPVKKAARMIKKHLWGIVNAIVTGTTNAGAESINSRIKMVKVGSRGFRNKNRFKAAIYFHLGDLDLYPETATE
- a CDS encoding pentapeptide repeat-containing protein, whose translation is MEEIVSYISTSESSVLIENIRNIALVVATVIGLWLLWVRSRALEKQAEIAQNGYNHDRFTGFLELLNSSNNNIRISAVESLKLLIQEDTRYFWPVIKVFAIYANHNLPLKSEQNETKEKSDLEANKITTIDRIVVQEMINALGDEEIGWLPYYANHAKGMELPWNIARGLVLFLTGQGQYRRYVDIGLQAQKNKYTIVFKRTDLSRMNMVGLFLSVAEFHLCQLNRLYCTHTSFENSKFVESKLNDAKFIKCNLVNAVFNGCDMKNVSFLDSDINGAKFIDCDLIDVDLSKAKNYKLAKISNN
- a CDS encoding SEC-C domain-containing protein, which translates into the protein MKIGRNEKCWCNSGKKFKHCHYGRESEQAITKGELIGQSKNIRSRKCCYVPKALQHECDRRIVNAHTVSKSGSLIEIADSTNHVYGLKINLANIFKNKGKLVPEKIGVNQASTFKGFCSKHDKQLFSCIEDHPFNATEEQCLALMFRSVAKELYAKEGSLLSSEVIKSGDKGKQLADQLSIQKFAADNQLGIKAALRELSDFKDQLDGQLLGNFTNNLSHLIFESSRSMPVAVSSIVSPVSDFNGTIIQDLGDLNVVAEQIVFNSFSSDGKGYVVFSWLTKSAIILGFVNTLIAIDKAGIFGALIRLFFGLAENSFISPEWWDGLPDAQKKKIESLIMSGVNPFKFDPKGLLIDDGVNFSGWNIDNIRKINF